A window of Sphingomonas astaxanthinifaciens DSM 22298 genomic DNA:
CAGCAGCCGTGGCCGGGGGCCAAGCGCGCGGGCCAGCAGGGCGCGGGCCCGCTCGCCGGTCGACAGCGTGTCGACCGGCCGCTCGGACAAGGCGGTGAGGTCGAGCGCCTCCAGCAGATCGGCGATGCGCGCGGGATCGGCCCGGTCCAGTCCCAGCGCGATGACGTCGCGCACCGGGATCGGCCAGCGCACCTCGCGCGAGGCGGGGAGGAAGGCGAGGAGCTTGCGGCGGCGGGCCGGCGAGGCGTCGGCGATCCGCTCGCCGCCGACAGCGATGTCGGCCGCGGGCTCGGTAATCCCCGCCAGCGCCCGCAGCAGGCTGGTCTTGCCGCTGCCATTGGGCCCGATCACCGCCACCCGCTCGCTGACCGCGACCCTGAGGTCGAGGGGGGCGAGCCGGCCCGGGACGGCAATGTCGCGCGCGTCGAGGAGTGACGTCATGCCGCCAGCCTCCATCGCATCCGGAGCAGCAGCCACAGGAAGAGCGGCGTGCCGATCGCGGCGGTGACGACCCCGAGCGGGATGACCCGGCCGAGCGGGGCGAAGCGGGTGAGGAGGTCGGCGCCGGTGAGCAGCAGCGCGCCGAGCAAGGCGGCGGGAAGGAGCGCCCGGCCCGGATGCCCCCGGGTACAGCCGCGCGCGACGACCGGCGCGATCAAGCCGACGAAGCCGACCGCGCCCGCGACCGCGACACAGGCGCCGACCGCGATCGCGGCGCACAGCACCACCGTGACCCGCAAGCGGCGGGGATCGGTCCCGAGCGAGGCCGCGACGTCCTCGCCCAATGCCAGCTCGTCGAGCGCGCGGGCGCGGGTCGCGAGGATGGCGCACGCGAGGCCGGCGGGGAGCAAAGCCGCCGCGGCCTGCGGCAGGCTGCGGTCGACGAGGCTTCCCATCAGCCAGTCGAACGCCTCGTAGAAGGCGAAGGGAGAGGGGGCGAGGGCGAGCGCGAGGCTGGTCGCGGCGCCGGCGGCAAGGCTGATCGCGAGGCCCGCGAGCAGCAGGGTCGCGCTGTCCGCCCGCCGCCCGGCGAGCGCGAACAGGAGAAGCAGCGCCAGCCCCGCGCCCGCCGCGCCGCCCGCGCCCATGGCGAGCGGGGTTGCAAGGCCGAGCAGTCTGCTGGTCACCACCGCGCCCAAGGCCGCACCGCTGCTCGCACCGGTAAGGTCGGGCGAGGCGAGGGGATTGGCGAACAGCGCCTGGAGCGCGGCGCCGGTCAGGCCGAGCGTCGCGCCATAGCCAAGCGCCAGCAGCAGGCGCGGCAGGCGCAGTTCGACGAGGACGAGGTCGCGCAGTTCGGGCGGGCCTTGCAACGGCTCGAGTGGCCACAGCAGCGCGGCTGCCGCGAGGCCCGCGAGGAGAAGCAGGGCGAGAGCCAGCCTCATCGCCGTCGGCTCCGCAGCCGTTCGACCTCGGCCAGCATCGGCAGCCCGCCGCAGGTCCAGGCGCGGCCGTCGGTGACGATCGTCCGGGGGGCCAGGCGGCGGATCAGCGGGTGCTCGAGCCAGGCGTTGCCACGGCTCGCCTGGGTCGCGCGATAATCGCTTCGGATCAGCCACTTGGGCGGTTTCGCTACGAGCGTTTCGAGGGTCAGGCGATTGCCCGGCAGCGCGGGCTGGCGAAATCCGGCCAGCGCCAGCCACTGCGCGCCGAGCCCGTCCGGCGACAGGCTCAGCCCGCCGCCCGAAAGGAAGGCGCCCTCGACGAGTGCCGGGCGACTGGCGGTGAGCCGATCAAGCCAGCGGCGATAGGGGCGGGCCGCCTCGGGCCGTCCCAGCGCCGCGGCGACCCGCTCGGCCTGCCCGACCACCTCCGCCGGGCTTGCCGGATAGGGGAGGTCGAGGAGGCGATAGCCGAGTTTGGCCGCAAGGCTCGCTCGCGCGCGGCCGCTCCCGCCCATCGACAGGATCAGGGTCGGCCGCCGCGCGACCACGCTCTCTAGGCTGCCGTCATTGGCGGGCACCTGCCGGCCCTGCTGCCACAGCGCCGTCTCCTCGGGGAGACGGCCGAGGTGGCTGACCGACACGATTTGCTGCGGCTCGGCGAGGAGCAGCAGCAGTTCGTCGGTGCACAGGTTGAGGGAGGCGGCGCGAACCGCCGCCTCAGCCGCCAAGAAGGCGAATGCCGGCATAGGCCGTCCTCCCTTCCGAGCGATAACCGACCACGTCGATGGTCCTGGAGTCGAACGCATTGGCGATGCGGCCGAACAGTTCGACGCGCCGGGTCACGCGGTAGCCGACCCTCGCGCTCGCCAGCCAGTAGCCGTCGAGCCGGACCAGTGGGGCGGGGAAGAGGTCGAAATCGCGGTCGAGGCGCGCGCCGGTGTAGCTCAGCGCCGCGCCGTAGCGGAAGTGCCCGGCGGTCCCGTCGGCCGCGACCGAGCCGCTGTGCTTCGGCCGCCTTAGCTCGCGTCCGGCGGGTTCGGTGGCGTCGAGATACGCATAAGTCGCGGTAAGCGCGAGCCAGGCCCCCGGCGACCAGCCGGCCTCGAGCTCCAGACCTTCGCGTTTGCTTCGGCCGTCGGCATTGGCGGCGGAAGAGAGGAAGGTGTCGGGATCGTAGGTGCCGACGATCTCGTCGCGAAGATGCTGGCGATAGACGGTCGCCGAAGCGCGCCACGGCCCGGCGGCATAGCGCAAGGAGATTTCGCCGCCGCGGCTGCGCTCGGGCTTGAGGTCGGGATTGCCGACGTAGGAGCCCGGAAAGAAGCCGTAGAGGTCGAAGAAGGTCGGCTGGGCGATGCCTTCGCCCCAGCTGGCGGCAAGGCTGAGCCCGCTGCCCAGCCTGGCGATCGCGCCGAGCCGAGCGGTGGTCGCATCCTTGAAGTCGCTGAAATGGTCGCGGCGGAGCGCGGCGTTCAGCGTGACCTGCCCGAAGTCGCCCTGATATTCGCCCGTCAGCGCCGACTGGCTGCGGCGGCGGCGCTGGTCGGTGAATCCGCCGTAGATCTGGTCCGACGCGGTGAAGCGCTCGCGGTTCCACTCGGCCGCGGCGGTCAGGCGCTGCTCGGCCCCGGCGAGGGTGAAGCGCTTGCCGACCGTGCCCGCCAGCGTGTCGCGGCGCCCGCCGGTGCGGTTCTGCTCGGCCCCGCCGAGGAGGTTTCGATTGCGCGAGCCAAGCCGCGAGGCCCCGAGCGCCGCGGTCCAGCCATCCTGCTCGAAGCGTCCGCCGATCCGCCCTGCGGCCAGCCGGTTGCGGCTCTGGTCAGCCGTGTCGGCGCGGACGAAGAAGACGGGGTCGAAGCCGTCGAAGTCCGATTTCGCGCGGATCGCGAAGCCGCTGGCGCTGAGGGTGAAGGGCCCTTGCGTCCAGTCGGCGTGGCCGCGCAGCACGGCATTGCGGTAGCCGTCGCGGTCACCCGGGCCGCCGGCGAAGGCGTTGATGCCCTCGGCCCCCTGCACGCCGGCGGCGATGCCGAGACGGAGCCCGCCCTCGCTGAGGCCCGCCGAGCCGCCGACCCGGCCGAAGCCATGGCTGCCCGCTTCGGCACTGGCGCTGGCGCCGGTACGGGGGCTGGCGGTGAGTGCCACCACGCCGCCGATCGCCTCGCTTCCCCACAGGGCCGATTGCGGCCCGCGCTCGACCTCGATTCCATCGGCGAGGTCGGCGGACAGGAGCTCAAAGCGCGGCTCGTTGCCGGCGGCGGGGTCGTTGGCGCGGATCCCGTCGATGAACAGCAGGGTGTGGTTGGCCTCGGCGCCGCGGATCCGGACCTGCGCCTGCGAGCCCGCGGGGCCCGCCGTGGCGAGCGAGACCGAAGGGGCAAGGCGGAGCAGGTTCGCGAGCAGGGGCTCGCCGAGGCGCTCGACCCGGTCGGGATCGATGACGGTGACGCTGGCGGGGGCGCGGTCCTCGGGCTCAGGCGCGAGCGCGGCGGTCACGATTATCGTCTCCGCGGCGGGCGGAGCGGGGGGCAGGTTGGAAAATATCAACGAAGTCAGTCCTTTCGCAACGACAGTTCACACACAGTCGTCGCGGAGGCTGCTGCCACGTCTCCCGCCTGGCCCCGGACGGTCGAACGGACGACGGATCAGGCCGACGATCGGACTTGCCACCAGCTGGCGGCTCACCGTTCCGGGCAGAGCGCCGGATTTGCACCGGCTTCCTCGGGTCCTGACCCCGCGCGCCTTGTCCGCCGCCGCCGCCCGCCTTGTCAAGCAAGCCGCCTTCGGCTAGTGGCGCCGCACCTTTTCAAGGCTGGTCGGAACCAGCCACAGCCACAAGGACAAGACCCATGAAGAGCGGGACCCACCCCGACTATCACTTCATCACCGTCGAAATGACCGACGGCACGAAGTTCCAGACCCGTTCGACCTGGGGCAAGGAGGGCGACACCCTTCACCTCGACATCGATCCGACCGCGCACCCGGCGTGGACCGGCGGCTCGGGCAAGATGCTCGACGCGGGCGGCCAGGTGGCGCGCTTCAACAAGCGCTTCGGCGGTCTGACCCTCGGCAAGAAGTAAGTCGGGCCTCAAGCCATGACGAAAGGACGCCCGGCTCCTGTCCTGGAGACCGGGCGTCTTCGTTTGCGCGGCTGGCGGCGGGAGGATTTCCGCCCCTATCACGCGATCCTCCAGCATCCGGACGTGCACCGCTACTTCGGTCCCGAGCCGATGGGGCAGGAGGAATGCTGGCGGCGGATCTGCGCGGCGATCGGCAACTGGGAATTGAACGGCTTCGGGACCATGGCGGTCGAGGCCAGGGACGATGGCCGCCTGCTCGGCAATGTCGGCCTGTTCACCGCCTGGCGCGACTTCGATCCGCAATTCGGCGACGAGCCCGAAATGGGCTGGATCATGGCCGCCGAGACCCACGGCACCGGAATGGCGCGCGAGGCCTGCGAGGCGGTGCTGGCCTGGGCCGAGGCGACGCTCGAGCCGACGCCGATCTGGGCGATCATCAGCGACGGCAATGCGCCAAGCTTTGGGCTGGCGCGAAAGCTCGGCTTCAACGCCTTGCACAATATCGATTATCACGGGCCGACCACGGTCCTCCAGCGACCCGCCTGGACACCCAAAGCGAACCAGTAAGGTTCGTTTCTGCTTGACTAGTAGGATTTGATCGCGTTTCTGTCGGTCCTTCGGGGGCGGCAGGACCGGCTTCGAGCGCGGGGGCGCTGCCGGCGGCGGATCGAGCGATCGACCGTCGCCGGCCTTGCCGGCGGCGCGGTGCAGTCAGCCGGGATTCGGCGTCATTTCCACGGATGAAGAGGGTCCGCACGAGGACCGACCGGACGAGGCGCGCAAGCCCTGGTCCCAGCGCGCGCACGACGGCCAGCTCGAGCCGGGAGGCGACCACGACACCTGGCTGATCCTCGCCGGGCGCGGCTTCGGCAAGACGCAGGCCGGGGTCGAGTGGATCGCCGAGCAGGTGCTGGCGCGCCCGAACCTGCGGATCGCGCTCGTCTCGGCGACGGTCGAGGAAGCGCGCGACGTCATGGTGCTGGGGATCAGCGGTTTTCTCGCGCTGCGCCCCGAGGTGGTCGAGAAATGGGTGCCGAGCCGCGGCGAGGTGCATTTCGTCGGCGGCTCGATCGGCAAGCTCTTCTCGGGCGCCAATCCCGAGCGCTTCCGCGGCTTCCAGCATCACCTCGCCTGGTGCGACGAGCTCGCCAAGTGGCGCAAGGCCATGGACAGCTGGGACAATCTGCAATTCGGGCTGCGGCTCGGCGAGCATCCCAAGGCGCTGGTCACGACCACGCCTGCCAGCAGCGAGGCGCTCGAGACGATCCTTGCCGACCGCCACACGGTGGTCACCCGCGGCACCACCTTCGACAATCCGCACCTGCCGAAGCGCTTCCTCGACAAGATGCTCGAGCTCCACGGCCACACCCACAAGGGGCGGGTCGAGCTCTATGGCGAGATGCCCCCGCCCGCGGGCGCCTTATAGAGCCCCGAGCTCCTTGCCGCCAGCCGGACCGACGAGCCCGTGCCCGATCTCGAGGGGATCGCCATCGGGGTCGACCCGCCAGCGCGCGACGGGACCTGCGGGATCGTCGCCTGCGGCCGCGACAATGAAGGGATTTTCCACGTCATGACCGACCACAGCATCACCGCCTCGAGCCCGACCATCTGGGCCGGTCGGGTCGCCGATGCCGCGCGCTCGCACCAGCAGTCCTTAAGCGACGGTCGCTCGGTGTTCGTCGTCGCCGAGGGCAACCAGGGCGGCTACATGGTCCGCGATGTCATCCTCAAGAACCATGGCGAGGATCTCAACGTCGGTCTCGTCCACGCCCATGTGACCAAGGCCGCGCGGGCCGAGCCGATCGCGATCCTGTTCGAGCGCGGCAAGGTCCGCCTCCACGGCAGCTTCCCCGACCTCGAGCGGCAATTGTGCGGACTGATCGCGGGCGGCGGCTACGAGGGTCCGGGAAGCAGCCCCGACCGGGCCGATGCCATGGTCTGGGCGCTGACCAAGCTCAGCGCGCCAGTGGCCTGGACCGGCCCGCGCATCCGGCGGACCTGAGCCTCAGGCGGTGGCGGCGCGCTTCTCGGCCTCGCGCTTCGCCAGCGCCTTGCGATCGGGCTTGCCGATCAGCGTGCGGGGCAAATCGTCGAGGATCTCGATCTCCGCGGGGCGCTCGTGCTTGCCGACCCGAACGCTGACAAGCTTGAGGATCGCCGCCGGGGTCGTCTCATGGCCTTCGTTGAGCACGCAAAAGGCCTTGGGCCGCTCGCCGACGCGGGGGTCGGGGATGGCGATGACCAGCGCTTCCTTGATCGCCGGATCCTTGAGCAAGGCGGCCTCGACCTGGCTCGGGAAGACCTTGAAGCCGCCGACGTTGATCATGTCCTTCGAGCGATCGACGAGGCGGAGATAGCCACCCGGCTCGACGAAGCCGAGGTCGCCGGTGTGGAGCCAGCCGTCGGCCAGCGGCTCGGGCGCGTTCACGTCGGAGCGCCAGTAGCCGGTCATCACCTGCGGGCCGCGAACCAGGATCTCGCCCGCTTCCTCGGGCCCGAGCAGCCGGTCCGGCGCTTCGGGATCGACGATCCTTATCTCGGTCAGCGGGAGGGGAAGGCCGGCGGTCCCGGCGCGGGTCTCGCCGACGTAAGGATTGACCGACACGACCCCGCTGGTCTCGGTCAGCCCATAGCCTTCGAGCACGCGCGCGCCGGTGGTCGCCTCGTAGCGCTCCTTCAGCGCCGCCGTCATGGCGGCACCGCCCGAGAAGCATTGCTTCACCGTGGCAAAACTCGTCTTCGCGCAATCGGGGTGGTCGATCATCGCCTGGTACATGGCGGGCACCCCGGCGAGGTCGGTCAGCCGGTTGCGGCGGATGGCGGCGAGCGCCTCGCCCGGCTCGAAGCGGGCGATGAGCGTGATCGTCGCGCCCGACAGCACCGAGCGGTTGAGGACGCAGCTGTTGGCGAAGATGTGGAACAGGGGCAGCGCGCCCAGCACGCGGCCCTCGCGGGTGCCGTGGCCAGGATCGATCGCCGCCAGCTGCTCGGCATTGGCGGTGAGGTTGGCATGGGTCAGCGCCGCCCCTTTGGGCGTGCCGGTGGTCCCCCCGGTATATTGGAGGAGGGCGATGGCCTTGGGATCGACCACCGGAAGCGGGTGCTGCGCGCCGGGCCAGAGCAGGGTCGACCATGTCAAGACCCGAGCGTCGCGGGGAAGCGGCTGGCGCTCCTTGCGCTTGGCGAGGCGGAAGCCGATCGCCTTCAGTGCCGGCAGCACCTCGGGGAGATTGCCGACCACGAGGTGCTTGAGCAGCCCGTCGTCGAGCAGCCGCTGCATCGGGGCCCACAGCCGGGCAAGGTCGAGGCAGACCATGATCTCGGTCCCGCTGTCGCGCGCCTGGAAGGCGACTTCCTCGGACGAATAGAGCGGCGAGAAATTGACCACCGTCGCGCCCGCCAGCAGCGCGCCATAATAAGCGATCGGGTAATGCGGCGTGTTGGGCAGGAACAGGCCGACCCGCGTGCCGCGCTCGACCCCGAGGTCGAGGAAGCCCTGCGCCGCGGCGGTGGCTTCGGCGAGGAGCTGCCGGTAGGTCCAGATCCGGCCCTGGAAATCGAGCGCGGGCTTGTCGGCATGGGCCGACGCGCTGCGGACGAGCAGCTCGCCGACGGGGAGGGGTTCCAGCGACCAGCCCGCCGGGACGGGGTGGCCGGAATCACGCGCGACGCTCGACATCATGGCTCCGCCCTGATGCCACTGACAAATTTGTCAATGAAAATGGGTCGGTTCGTCGCGTTCATCAGATCGAGCGGGCGATCAGTTCCTTCATGATCTCGCTCGTGCCGCCATAGATCCGCGTCACCCGTGCATCGCGCCACAGCCGGGCGATCGGATATTCGTTCATGTAGCCCGCGCCGCCGTGGAGCTGGAGCGAGAGGTCGCAGGCCTCGAACTGGAGCTCCGAATGCCACAGCTTGGCGGCGCTTGCCTCGGCCGGGGTGAGCTCGTGCCTGAGGTGCCGCTGGATCGCCCAGTCGAGATGCGCCCAGCCGACCTGCAGCCTGGCCTTCAAATCGGCGAGCGTGAAGCGCGTGTTCTGGAAGTCGAAGACGGTCTTGCCGAAAGCCTTGCGGTCCTTGGTGAAGTCGACCGCGAGGTCGAAGGCGCGCTGGGCGGCGGCCTGGCACTGGACCGCGATCGACAGGCGTTCCTGCGGCAGCTGGCTCATCAGCATCCCGAACCCGCCGTTTTCGGGTCCGAGCAGGCGGTCGGCGGGGAGGTGGACCTCGTCGAAGAACAGCTCGGACGTGTCGTTGCCGTGAAGCCCGATCTTGTCGAGGTTGCGGCCTCGGGTGAAGCCCTCGTCGCCGGTCTCGACCAAGAACAGCGATATGCCCCGCGCGCCGCCCTCCTCGGTGGTGCGGGCGCAGACGATGACGAGGTCGGCGGCCTGGCCATTGGTGATGTAGGTCTTGCTGCCCGAGAGGCGCCAGCCGTTGCCGTCCCTCCGGGCGATGGTCTTCATCCCCTGGAGGTCCGAGCCCGCGCCGGGCTCGGTCATGGCGATGGCGGTGATCGCCTCGCCCGTGACCATCCGCGGCAGCCACTTCTTCTTCTGCTCTTCGGAGCCATAAGCGAGGATGTAATCGGCGACGATATCGCTCTGGAGCGACCAGCCGACCGCGCTGCCGGCGTAGCTCGCTTCTTCGGCAACGATGGCGTTGAAACGGAAGTCGAGGCCGTATCCGCCATATTCCTCCGGGACGGTGGGGCAGAGCATGCCCGCTTCGCCGGCCTTGAGCCACGCCT
This region includes:
- a CDS encoding acyl-CoA dehydrogenase family protein, which codes for MLDTSHRSLFEPEHEAFRDTVRRVVAGLDTDRHEREGIVEREAWLKAGEAGMLCPTVPEEYGGYGLDFRFNAIVAEEASYAGSAVGWSLQSDIVADYILAYGSEEQKKKWLPRMVTGEAITAIAMTEPGAGSDLQGMKTIARRDGNGWRLSGSKTYITNGQAADLVIVCARTTEEGGARGISLFLVETGDEGFTRGRNLDKIGLHGNDTSELFFDEVHLPADRLLGPENGGFGMLMSQLPQERLSIAVQCQAAAQRAFDLAVDFTKDRKAFGKTVFDFQNTRFTLADLKARLQVGWAHLDWAIQRHLRHELTPAEASAAKLWHSELQFEACDLSLQLHGGAGYMNEYPIARLWRDARVTRIYGGTSEIMKELIARSI
- a CDS encoding terminase large subunit domain-containing protein; this encodes MPAARCSQPGFGVISTDEEGPHEDRPDEARKPWSQRAHDGQLEPGGDHDTWLILAGRGFGKTQAGVEWIAEQVLARPNLRIALVSATVEEARDVMVLGISGFLALRPEVVEKWVPSRGEVHFVGGSIGKLFSGANPERFRGFQHHLAWCDELAKWRKAMDSWDNLQFGLRLGEHPKALVTTTPASSEALETILADRHTVVTRGTTFDNPHLPKRFLDKMLELHGHTHKGRVELYGEMPPPAGAL
- a CDS encoding FecCD family ABC transporter permease — translated: MRLALALLLLAGLAAAALLWPLEPLQGPPELRDLVLVELRLPRLLLALGYGATLGLTGAALQALFANPLASPDLTGASSGAALGAVVTSRLLGLATPLAMGAGGAAGAGLALLLLFALAGRRADSATLLLAGLAISLAAGAATSLALALAPSPFAFYEAFDWLMGSLVDRSLPQAAAALLPAGLACAILATRARALDELALGEDVAASLGTDPRRLRVTVVLCAAIAVGACVAVAGAVGFVGLIAPVVARGCTRGHPGRALLPAALLGALLLTGADLLTRFAPLGRVIPLGVVTAAIGTPLFLWLLLRMRWRLAA
- a CDS encoding TonB-dependent receptor plug domain-containing protein yields the protein MTAALAPEPEDRAPASVTVIDPDRVERLGEPLLANLLRLAPSVSLATAGPAGSQAQVRIRGAEANHTLLFIDGIRANDPAAGNEPRFELLSADLADGIEVERGPQSALWGSEAIGGVVALTASPRTGASASAEAGSHGFGRVGGSAGLSEGGLRLGIAAGVQGAEGINAFAGGPGDRDGYRNAVLRGHADWTQGPFTLSASGFAIRAKSDFDGFDPVFFVRADTADQSRNRLAAGRIGGRFEQDGWTAALGASRLGSRNRNLLGGAEQNRTGGRRDTLAGTVGKRFTLAGAEQRLTAAAEWNRERFTASDQIYGGFTDQRRRRSQSALTGEYQGDFGQVTLNAALRRDHFSDFKDATTARLGAIARLGSGLSLAASWGEGIAQPTFFDLYGFFPGSYVGNPDLKPERSRGGEISLRYAAGPWRASATVYRQHLRDEIVGTYDPDTFLSSAANADGRSKREGLELEAGWSPGAWLALTATYAYLDATEPAGRELRRPKHSGSVAADGTAGHFRYGAALSYTGARLDRDFDLFPAPLVRLDGYWLASARVGYRVTRRVELFGRIANAFDSRTIDVVGYRSEGRTAYAGIRLLGG
- a CDS encoding AMP-binding protein, with the protein product MMSSVARDSGHPVPAGWSLEPLPVGELLVRSASAHADKPALDFQGRIWTYRQLLAEATAAAQGFLDLGVERGTRVGLFLPNTPHYPIAYYGALLAGATVVNFSPLYSSEEVAFQARDSGTEIMVCLDLARLWAPMQRLLDDGLLKHLVVGNLPEVLPALKAIGFRLAKRKERQPLPRDARVLTWSTLLWPGAQHPLPVVDPKAIALLQYTGGTTGTPKGAALTHANLTANAEQLAAIDPGHGTREGRVLGALPLFHIFANSCVLNRSVLSGATITLIARFEPGEALAAIRRNRLTDLAGVPAMYQAMIDHPDCAKTSFATVKQCFSGGAAMTAALKERYEATTGARVLEGYGLTETSGVVSVNPYVGETRAGTAGLPLPLTEIRIVDPEAPDRLLGPEEAGEILVRGPQVMTGYWRSDVNAPEPLADGWLHTGDLGFVEPGGYLRLVDRSKDMINVGGFKVFPSQVEAALLKDPAIKEALVIAIPDPRVGERPKAFCVLNEGHETTPAAILKLVSVRVGKHERPAEIEILDDLPRTLIGKPDRKALAKREAEKRAATA
- a CDS encoding GNAT family N-acetyltransferase, which gives rise to MRGWRREDFRPYHAILQHPDVHRYFGPEPMGQEECWRRICAAIGNWELNGFGTMAVEARDDGRLLGNVGLFTAWRDFDPQFGDEPEMGWIMAAETHGTGMAREACEAVLAWAEATLEPTPIWAIISDGNAPSFGLARKLGFNALHNIDYHGPTTVLQRPAWTPKANQ
- a CDS encoding ABC transporter ATP-binding protein, translating into MTSLLDARDIAVPGRLAPLDLRVAVSERVAVIGPNGSGKTSLLRALAGITEPAADIAVGGERIADASPARRRKLLAFLPASREVRWPIPVRDVIALGLDRADPARIADLLEALDLTALSERPVDTLSTGERARALLARALGPRPRLLLLDEPLSNLDPAWALRTLDLLAGAARAGAALLVSVHDLALVRGFDRVLMLAEGQLVADGTPADVLGSARFGEVFGVEPAGTGWKLRPSEDPRSSR
- the rpmE gene encoding 50S ribosomal protein L31, whose translation is MKSGTHPDYHFITVEMTDGTKFQTRSTWGKEGDTLHLDIDPTAHPAWTGGSGKMLDAGGQVARFNKRFGGLTLGKK
- a CDS encoding DNA-packaging protein, which encodes MPDLEGIAIGVDPPARDGTCGIVACGRDNEGIFHVMTDHSITASSPTIWAGRVADAARSHQQSLSDGRSVFVVAEGNQGGYMVRDVILKNHGEDLNVGLVHAHVTKAARAEPIAILFERGKVRLHGSFPDLERQLCGLIAGGGYEGPGSSPDRADAMVWALTKLSAPVAWTGPRIRRT